In Pelosinus sp. UFO1, one genomic interval encodes:
- a CDS encoding DMT family transporter: MTQHKKAIFYLALTALLWSAGGVLIKWINWHPMSIAGGRSIIAALVIWLAFRKESLSFSKPQWGGAVAYCACVTLFVIATKLTTAANAILLQYTAPIYVALLSGWLLGEKATRRDWVTIFVVCFGMIFFFLDKVSGGGLLGNLCAVASGISFAFFILFMRMQKDGSPYGSVLIGNLFTFAISLFFWSGNSFESTNLISISLLGVFQLGIAYVLYSYAIRHVEALEATLITSIEPILNPIWVFLLIGEQPGFYSMAGGLIVMTAITMRYWFNSKIQSE, encoded by the coding sequence ATGACTCAACACAAAAAAGCTATTTTTTACCTAGCGCTTACAGCACTTTTATGGAGTGCCGGTGGCGTATTAATAAAGTGGATAAACTGGCATCCTATGTCCATTGCAGGTGGCCGCAGCATCATCGCCGCTCTCGTCATCTGGCTTGCTTTTCGTAAGGAAAGCCTCTCTTTTTCCAAACCCCAATGGGGAGGCGCGGTAGCCTATTGTGCCTGCGTTACTTTATTTGTAATTGCAACTAAACTTACTACTGCGGCCAATGCTATCTTATTACAGTATACCGCTCCTATCTATGTAGCCTTGCTCAGCGGCTGGTTACTTGGTGAAAAAGCGACACGTCGCGATTGGGTAACGATTTTTGTAGTATGCTTCGGAATGATCTTTTTCTTTTTAGATAAGGTCTCGGGTGGCGGTCTGCTAGGAAACCTTTGTGCTGTTGCTTCCGGCATCAGCTTTGCTTTTTTTATTCTTTTTATGCGGATGCAAAAGGATGGCTCACCCTACGGATCTGTATTAATAGGAAACTTATTCACCTTCGCGATTAGCCTATTCTTTTGGTCAGGTAATTCCTTTGAGAGTACCAATTTAATCAGCATTTCTTTACTCGGAGTTTTTCAACTTGGAATAGCCTATGTTCTCTACTCTTATGCGATACGACATGTTGAAGCGCTAGAAGCAACTTTGATTACTTCTATTGAGCCCATTTTAAATCCAATTTGGGTTTTTCTATTAATCGGTGAGCAACCTGGATTCTATTCTATGGCGGGTGGCTTAATTGTAATGACAGCAATTACAATGCGCTACTGGTTTAATTCTAAAATTCAATCTGAATAG
- the hypD gene encoding trans-4-hydroxy-L-proline dehydratase, which produces MEERGMNERIQKLRSQSLEAQPHLSIERALLVTEAYEKYFGTVETPILRALTFKHIMENKTLCINDGELIVGEKGEQPQYAPSFPELCCHTIEDLEVMNQRDKIFFKVDEEAKRIQRERIIPFWENRSMRKVILQQMSPEWLNCYESGIFTEFMEQRGPGHTVADGKMYGKGFLDFKAEIQQQIEALDFLTDQQAYEKKSQWEAMQICCDAIIIYGKRYAEYAREMAKVEQDESKKSVLLTIAANCEVVPAHKPETFAQAIQMYWFVHIGVTTEINPWDALSPGRLDQHLQPFYQKGLEDGSLTREKAKELLQCLWVKFNNQPAPPKVGITLKESSTYTDFANLNTGGVKDDGSDGVNDVSYLILETMDEMKLLQPSSNVQISKKSPHQFIKKACEISRKGWGQPAFYNTEAIVEELLRAGKSIVDARQGGSSGCVETGAFGKEAYILTGYFNLPKVLELTLYNGFDKIANKQLGLQIGYAQDFKTYEELFAAFKKQLHYFMDVKITGNHIIELLYAKHMPVPFLSIITSGCIASGKDYNGGGALYNTNYIQGVGIGTLTDCLSAIKYNVYDKQRFSMEELLKALKDDFVGHDYIGNLVGNRTPKYGNDDEYADQIMVDTFNAFYQEVAGRKNRKGGVYGIDMLPTTCHVYFGSVMGASPNGRKAYKPLSEGISPEKGADRKGPTAVIKSASKMDHIKTGGTLLNQKFTPSVVSGDQGLENMVSLVRTYFNLDGHHIQFNVIDRKTLIEAQKHPEEYKDLIVRVAGYSDHFYNLSKELQDEIIDRTEQGFH; this is translated from the coding sequence ATGGAAGAAAGAGGTATGAATGAAAGAATTCAAAAACTCAGGAGCCAAAGTCTTGAGGCCCAGCCTCACTTGTCCATTGAAAGGGCCTTACTGGTAACCGAGGCATATGAAAAGTATTTTGGCACGGTAGAAACGCCTATCTTAAGGGCTCTTACATTCAAACATATTATGGAGAATAAAACTCTGTGTATTAATGACGGAGAGCTCATTGTAGGGGAAAAAGGAGAACAACCTCAGTATGCTCCTAGTTTTCCAGAACTTTGTTGCCATACAATAGAAGATTTAGAGGTCATGAACCAGCGGGATAAAATATTCTTTAAGGTGGATGAGGAAGCCAAAAGAATTCAGAGGGAACGGATTATACCCTTTTGGGAAAACCGATCTATGCGTAAGGTTATCTTACAGCAGATGTCTCCAGAGTGGTTAAATTGTTATGAAAGTGGCATTTTTACGGAATTTATGGAGCAACGTGGTCCAGGTCATACTGTGGCAGATGGGAAAATGTATGGAAAAGGCTTCTTGGATTTTAAAGCTGAGATTCAACAACAAATCGAGGCACTTGATTTCTTAACAGACCAGCAGGCTTATGAGAAGAAGAGTCAATGGGAAGCTATGCAAATCTGCTGTGATGCCATTATAATTTATGGAAAAAGGTACGCCGAGTATGCTAGGGAAATGGCAAAGGTAGAGCAGGATGAAAGTAAAAAATCTGTCCTGCTAACAATTGCCGCAAATTGTGAAGTTGTACCTGCCCATAAACCGGAAACTTTTGCTCAGGCCATTCAAATGTATTGGTTTGTGCATATTGGTGTTACCACCGAAATCAATCCTTGGGATGCTTTAAGTCCTGGCCGCCTTGACCAACATTTGCAACCTTTCTATCAAAAGGGGCTGGAGGATGGTTCCTTAACGCGGGAGAAGGCTAAAGAATTATTACAATGTTTGTGGGTGAAATTCAATAATCAGCCGGCTCCTCCTAAGGTAGGAATCACCTTGAAAGAAAGCAGCACTTATACGGATTTTGCCAATCTAAACACAGGCGGTGTAAAGGATGACGGCTCTGATGGTGTAAATGATGTATCTTATTTAATCTTAGAAACCATGGATGAAATGAAGTTGTTGCAGCCTAGCTCTAATGTACAGATTAGCAAGAAATCACCTCATCAGTTTATCAAAAAAGCCTGCGAAATTTCCCGCAAGGGATGGGGCCAACCTGCTTTTTATAATACAGAGGCTATCGTTGAAGAATTGCTAAGGGCAGGTAAAAGTATTGTTGATGCCCGGCAAGGGGGTTCTAGTGGTTGTGTAGAAACAGGTGCATTTGGTAAAGAAGCCTATATTCTAACAGGATATTTTAACCTGCCCAAGGTACTAGAGTTGACGCTCTACAACGGTTTTGACAAAATTGCAAATAAACAGTTAGGGCTTCAAATTGGTTATGCCCAGGATTTTAAAACCTACGAAGAACTCTTTGCGGCATTTAAAAAGCAATTGCATTATTTCATGGATGTGAAAATTACAGGCAATCATATTATTGAACTTCTTTATGCAAAACATATGCCAGTACCCTTCTTATCCATCATTACCAGTGGATGCATTGCCAGTGGCAAAGATTATAACGGAGGCGGAGCCCTTTATAATACTAACTATATTCAAGGAGTTGGTATAGGGACTTTGACGGATTGCTTATCTGCAATAAAATATAATGTTTATGATAAACAACGTTTTTCCATGGAAGAGTTACTAAAGGCCCTAAAAGATGATTTCGTGGGGCATGATTATATCGGTAATCTTGTAGGGAATCGCACACCAAAGTATGGCAATGATGATGAGTACGCGGATCAAATTATGGTCGATACATTTAATGCATTTTATCAGGAAGTCGCAGGCAGAAAGAACCGTAAAGGTGGCGTTTATGGTATTGATATGCTACCTACGACTTGCCATGTATACTTTGGATCAGTGATGGGGGCAAGTCCTAACGGTAGAAAGGCTTACAAACCTTTATCTGAGGGGATATCCCCCGAAAAAGGAGCAGATCGAAAAGGTCCTACCGCCGTTATCAAATCAGCATCGAAGATGGATCATATTAAGACAGGAGGAACCTTGCTAAATCAGAAATTTACGCCTTCTGTCGTTTCAGGGGATCAAGGTTTAGAAAATATGGTATCCTTAGTTCGAACCTATTTTAATCTCGATGGTCATCATATTCAATTCAATGTTATTGATCGAAAAACATTAATAGAAGCACAAAAGCATCCTGAGGAGTATAAGGATCTCATTGTACGTGTAGCAGGCTATAGTGACCATTTCTATAACTTGAGTAAAGAGTTGCAAGATGAAATTATTGATCGAACGGAGCAAGGGTTTCATTAA
- a CDS encoding nitrogen regulation protein NR(II): protein MRKAFQELFLSNPCAMILVAADTEEVINVNDSFMALTGYDRKVVTGQKIDVLGEMISIKDFTRLKKLLIHNQSVQGYQCRFTIQPKRTGTALINVRYLTIHKKITVLITIVDVTENAELRDHIDRLSCLNLVGQLAASIGHEIRNPMTTVRGYLRFMQKKLDFTGYDEQFTMMIQELDRANAIITDFLALAKNRVNGFAIQNINDIIQDISPLMEAMASEMGHHITFDLGQVPNSLLDKIDIHKALINLVKNGFEAMDGKGTVIVRTYKKEDCIVLQVEDEGKGIPKEIVDKLGTPFYTTKEKGTGLGLSVCNEIANRHNAILEIKTSAAGSIFSLAFPCKEYIKKKA, encoded by the coding sequence ATGAGAAAAGCCTTTCAAGAATTATTCCTTTCCAATCCATGTGCCATGATTCTTGTTGCTGCAGATACGGAAGAAGTAATAAATGTAAATGACAGCTTCATGGCATTGACAGGGTACGACCGAAAAGTAGTTACGGGTCAGAAGATAGATGTCCTGGGTGAGATGATTTCCATTAAAGATTTCACAAGATTGAAAAAACTCTTGATTCATAATCAAAGTGTACAAGGCTATCAATGTCGCTTTACGATACAGCCTAAGCGCACAGGTACTGCACTAATTAATGTGAGATATCTTACTATACATAAAAAAATTACAGTACTTATTACAATAGTAGATGTAACGGAGAATGCAGAGCTTAGGGATCATATTGACAGATTAAGTTGCTTAAATCTCGTTGGGCAGTTAGCTGCCAGCATTGGGCATGAAATTCGCAATCCAATGACTACTGTGCGAGGGTACTTGCGATTTATGCAAAAAAAATTAGATTTTACTGGGTATGATGAGCAGTTCACCATGATGATTCAGGAATTGGATCGAGCAAATGCAATTATCACCGACTTTCTAGCCCTAGCTAAAAATAGAGTGAATGGTTTCGCCATACAGAATATAAATGATATTATACAAGATATAAGTCCTCTAATGGAGGCTATGGCTTCTGAAATGGGACATCATATTACATTTGATCTAGGGCAGGTACCGAATTCTTTATTAGACAAAATAGACATTCATAAAGCACTTATTAATTTAGTTAAAAATGGCTTTGAGGCTATGGATGGTAAAGGTACAGTTATTGTACGGACCTATAAAAAAGAAGATTGCATTGTATTGCAGGTTGAAGATGAGGGGAAAGGTATCCCCAAGGAAATCGTAGATAAGCTAGGAACGCCTTTTTATACTACGAAGGAGAAAGGGACGGGGCTCGGGCTTTCCGTATGCAATGAAATCGCCAATCGTCATAATGCAATATTAGAAATTAAGACTAGTGCAGCAGGAAGTATCTTTTCCTTAGCATTTCCCTGTAAAGAGTACATTAAAAAAAAGGCATGA
- a CDS encoding NusG domain II-containing protein yields the protein MMKKVKLTVGDKWLIGILLVVSLSGIALSILLFPRQANTLAEIRVDNKLIKTITLRPGYQEEIRIGGETEYAIIQVQDGKIRIRQDDSPRQIGVQTGWISKPPQQVVNLPYHIVIHLVSNEALDVDDIAR from the coding sequence ATGATGAAAAAAGTAAAACTAACTGTAGGGGATAAATGGTTAATTGGAATTCTTTTAGTAGTATCATTGTCGGGTATCGCTCTAAGCATTCTTCTTTTTCCGCGGCAGGCTAACACTTTAGCTGAAATTCGGGTTGATAATAAATTGATTAAAACAATTACCCTCAGACCGGGTTATCAGGAAGAAATACGTATTGGCGGGGAAACTGAATATGCCATTATTCAAGTTCAGGATGGAAAAATTCGCATAAGACAAGATGACTCACCCAGACAAATTGGCGTGCAAACAGGCTGGATTAGTAAACCGCCTCAACAGGTTGTGAATTTACCTTACCACATTGTAATTCATCTTGTATCCAATGAAGCTCTAGATGTTGATGACATTGCCCGGTAA
- a CDS encoding trans-4-hydroxy-L-proline dehydratase activase → MKTALIFSIQKFSIHDGPGIRTTIFFKGCPLSCQWCHNPESQSYQKEILINQEGCSLCGQCEIHCNRGAIQRDKDGIFYDESKCNACEVCMDHCVNNAREVAGKEYTVPELMREIIKDKAFYQESNGGVTLSGGECMIQIDFVQEVVQECKRQGISVAIDTCGYAPKESFLRIVEDVDLFLYDVKLLDSNLHQQYTGRDNSLILDNLKLLSQQGAVIYLRLPLIEGINTKDEHIQQVLDFVHELKIDRVSLLPYHHMGKGKYKKMNLEYPFSAFSPPSEDRLIEIQSMFLQENYKVKIGG, encoded by the coding sequence ATGAAAACAGCATTGATTTTTAGTATTCAAAAGTTTTCGATTCATGATGGCCCGGGAATTCGTACTACTATATTTTTTAAAGGTTGCCCTCTTAGTTGTCAATGGTGCCATAATCCAGAGAGTCAAAGCTATCAGAAAGAAATACTGATCAATCAAGAAGGATGTAGTCTCTGCGGTCAATGTGAAATTCATTGCAACAGGGGAGCGATACAGCGAGATAAAGATGGGATTTTTTATGATGAAAGTAAATGCAATGCTTGTGAAGTATGTATGGATCACTGTGTTAACAATGCGAGAGAAGTGGCAGGCAAAGAATATACAGTACCTGAATTAATGAGGGAAATTATCAAGGATAAAGCTTTTTATCAAGAATCTAACGGTGGTGTAACCTTATCAGGTGGAGAATGTATGATACAAATCGACTTTGTTCAAGAGGTCGTGCAGGAATGCAAAAGACAAGGTATATCTGTTGCTATTGATACTTGTGGTTACGCACCTAAAGAAAGTTTCCTACGAATAGTAGAGGATGTAGATTTATTTCTTTACGATGTAAAGTTGCTGGACTCTAATTTACACCAGCAATATACAGGCAGAGATAATAGCTTGATCCTCGATAATTTAAAGTTGTTATCCCAACAAGGTGCCGTTATCTATTTACGATTACCTCTCATAGAAGGGATTAATACAAAGGATGAGCATATCCAGCAGGTGCTTGATTTTGTCCATGAACTTAAAATAGATCGGGTCAGTTTATTGCCCTATCATCATATGGGAAAAGGTAAATATAAAAAAATGAATTTAGAATATCCCTTTTCGGCCTTTTCTCCGCCGTCAGAGGATCGATTAATCGAAATTCAGTCTATGTTTTTGCAAGAAAATTATAAAGTGAAGATTGGAGGGTAA
- a CDS encoding AzlC family ABC transporter permease, whose protein sequence is MQEKDFREGVSDTLPLLLGMIPFGLAYGILGKSIGLSSGETVAMSIMVFAGAAQFICLPMFAEGASLLMIAFTTLLINLRHLLMGASLATYMSGLSMPFKAFLAFGMTDETYAVTISRAQKGGYSGAYQLGSNATCYLLWVISTVGGVILGSHISDPLSWGLDFAMPATFLALLIPRLRDKVSIVVCLVATLVSVGSVILIPGKWYIIIACLAAVTAGGLMEGEQNAD, encoded by the coding sequence ATGCAAGAAAAGGACTTTCGTGAGGGTGTGAGCGACACATTGCCTCTGTTGTTGGGGATGATTCCTTTTGGTTTGGCATACGGTATTTTGGGTAAGTCCATTGGTCTTAGCTCAGGTGAGACGGTTGCAATGTCTATCATGGTTTTTGCAGGAGCTGCTCAATTTATATGCTTGCCCATGTTTGCCGAAGGGGCTAGTTTGCTGATGATTGCTTTTACGACTTTGTTAATTAACCTTCGTCATCTTTTGATGGGAGCGTCCCTTGCTACTTATATGAGTGGATTATCAATGCCCTTTAAAGCATTTCTTGCATTTGGGATGACGGATGAAACGTATGCTGTGACAATTAGTCGGGCTCAAAAAGGCGGTTATAGTGGAGCCTATCAATTGGGAAGCAATGCAACATGCTATCTACTATGGGTGATATCCACAGTAGGCGGTGTTATTTTGGGAAGCCATATCAGTGATCCACTATCCTGGGGATTGGATTTTGCTATGCCAGCTACTTTCTTAGCATTATTAATTCCACGGCTGCGTGACAAAGTAAGTATTGTTGTTTGTCTTGTTGCGACTTTAGTCAGCGTGGGATCTGTTATTTTAATTCCTGGCAAATGGTATATCATTATTGCTTGTTTAGCTGCGGTTACAGCAGGTGGGCTTATGGAAGGAGAACAGAATGCGGATTGA
- a CDS encoding PLP-dependent aminotransferase family protein has translation MDITKILRGIRIDQSGSAPMYLQIANHLATKIQSSTLSAGTKLPPERELAKLLNVSRTTIISAYRLLEERGLVLTKVGSGTYVTELSIATQQSSNIPWEQLFTPQYKSPLSSLLRNLISTPTADEAISLAAGMPDPDLYPLCIIEKALISSKYHLELSDFGHMATEGYLPLRHSLSTWQNHQGIQASPDQFLIASGSQQSLYLIVKAFVEPRDYVIVESPTYLGAIQTLEASNARILSLPQSDHLNFEILEDYLIRYRPKLMYTIPTFQNPTGRVMSLRDRQELIRLAARYRLVIVEDDPYSQLYFDQQPPPSLKSLDNYGGVIYLGTFSKILFPGLRTGWVTAAPQVINRLAQEKQYMDLHSNTLSQRILHICLEEDYLPVHLNTVRREYKKRRDTMTSAIRRYCDNYMDFTTPEGGFYFWCTLNPPASSSELLRHAAAVGVSFVPGEAFYTNGTKSNEMRLSFSTHNESLLKEGIRRLGRILGSGTANTIQSSDTAGRPII, from the coding sequence ATGGATATTACCAAAATATTAAGAGGCATTCGAATTGATCAATCTGGATCAGCCCCCATGTATCTACAGATCGCTAATCATTTAGCAACAAAAATTCAAAGCTCCACCCTCTCTGCTGGTACAAAACTGCCTCCAGAACGGGAACTCGCCAAATTACTCAACGTTAGCCGTACTACAATAATCAGCGCTTACAGGTTATTAGAAGAGCGCGGACTTGTACTAACCAAAGTGGGAAGCGGCACCTATGTTACTGAATTATCTATCGCCACCCAACAATCAAGCAATATCCCCTGGGAACAATTATTTACTCCCCAATATAAATCACCCCTCTCATCACTATTGCGCAATTTAATTTCTACTCCTACTGCAGATGAGGCTATCTCTCTGGCAGCCGGCATGCCTGATCCAGATTTATATCCCCTATGTATCATTGAAAAAGCTCTTATATCTAGTAAATATCATCTTGAACTTTCGGATTTTGGTCATATGGCAACTGAAGGATACCTTCCTCTTAGACATAGCTTATCAACTTGGCAAAATCATCAGGGCATACAGGCCTCCCCTGATCAATTCCTAATCGCATCAGGTTCACAACAAAGTCTATATCTCATTGTAAAAGCCTTCGTCGAGCCTCGAGACTATGTCATCGTCGAATCGCCTACTTATTTAGGAGCTATTCAGACCTTAGAGGCTTCCAATGCCCGTATTCTCTCCCTCCCTCAATCAGATCATCTTAATTTTGAGATTTTGGAAGACTATCTTATACGCTATCGACCAAAACTAATGTATACAATCCCTACCTTTCAGAACCCCACTGGCCGGGTCATGTCTCTACGAGATCGTCAAGAGCTTATTCGACTAGCAGCACGTTATCGACTCGTTATTGTAGAAGACGATCCTTATAGTCAATTATATTTTGATCAACAACCCCCCCCCTCTCTAAAAAGTCTTGATAACTATGGTGGCGTGATTTATCTGGGTACTTTCTCCAAAATTCTCTTTCCTGGACTGCGCACAGGCTGGGTAACCGCTGCCCCACAGGTGATCAATCGTTTAGCCCAAGAAAAACAATATATGGATCTGCATAGCAATACTCTTTCTCAGCGAATCCTCCATATCTGCCTAGAAGAAGACTATTTACCAGTCCATCTAAACACTGTCCGTAGGGAATATAAAAAACGTCGGGACACTATGACTAGTGCGATCCGACGATACTGCGATAACTATATGGATTTTACTACACCAGAAGGCGGTTTCTATTTCTGGTGCACTCTAAATCCTCCTGCGTCATCCTCTGAGCTACTGCGCCACGCTGCTGCTGTAGGTGTTTCCTTTGTACCTGGCGAAGCTTTCTATACCAATGGGACGAAGAGTAACGAAATGCGCCTCTCCTTTTCTACCCACAATGAATCTCTCTTAAAAGAAGGAATACGGAGGTTAGGCCGTATTCTTGGTTCAGGTACTGCCAACACGATCCAATCATCGGATACAGCTGGTCGCCCCATAATTTAA
- the aldA gene encoding aldehyde dehydrogenase has product MKSYQMFINGEFVPTRSGKMITVINPATEKVISEVPEGTREDINAAVEAAEQAQKSWAKLPAIVRAGYLREIAQGIRENAEEIAKVIAEEQGKIMPLARVEANFTADYMDYMAEFARRYEGEIIESDRPNENIFLFKMPIGVIGGVLPWNFPFFLIARKMAPALVTGNTIVIKPSRETPNNAFEFAKIVAKSSLPKGVFNLVSGAGSVVGNALAGHPKVGMVSFTGSVEGGVAIMKAAAENVTKVSLELGGKAPAIVMADADLDLAVKSICDSRIINSGQVCNCAERVYVHESIADQFVAKMTVAMQNVKYGNPLVDADIDMGPLVSKQQLEQVEASVQQAIKDGATLVVGGKRANREVGFYYEPTLLTNCKQSTDIMQKETFGPVLPVATFKDLDEAIELANDSEFGLTSSIYTQSLDVAMRACKEIKFGETYVNRENFEAMQGFHAGWRKSGIGGADGKHGLEEYLQTHVVYMQYNQNVK; this is encoded by the coding sequence ATGAAAAGTTATCAAATGTTCATCAATGGTGAATTTGTTCCTACTCGGTCAGGAAAAATGATAACCGTCATAAATCCAGCCACTGAAAAAGTTATCTCTGAGGTACCCGAAGGAACGCGCGAAGATATTAACGCTGCTGTTGAAGCTGCTGAACAGGCTCAAAAATCTTGGGCTAAGCTACCTGCTATTGTACGGGCGGGCTATCTTAGAGAAATTGCCCAAGGCATACGGGAAAATGCAGAGGAAATAGCAAAGGTTATAGCGGAGGAACAAGGAAAGATAATGCCTTTAGCCAGAGTAGAAGCTAACTTTACAGCTGATTATATGGATTATATGGCTGAGTTTGCTCGTCGCTACGAAGGAGAAATTATTGAGAGTGACCGTCCAAATGAAAATATATTCCTTTTCAAAATGCCTATTGGTGTTATTGGCGGTGTTTTACCCTGGAATTTCCCGTTTTTCTTAATTGCTCGCAAAATGGCACCTGCTTTAGTTACTGGGAATACAATCGTTATTAAGCCAAGTCGGGAAACACCGAATAACGCCTTTGAATTTGCTAAAATTGTTGCCAAATCGTCTTTGCCAAAAGGGGTTTTCAACTTAGTATCTGGTGCAGGTTCCGTTGTAGGCAACGCTCTTGCTGGTCATCCCAAAGTGGGCATGGTAAGCTTTACGGGGAGTGTAGAAGGTGGTGTTGCTATTATGAAGGCCGCTGCCGAAAATGTTACTAAAGTTTCCTTAGAATTAGGTGGCAAGGCTCCTGCTATTGTAATGGCAGACGCGGATCTAGATTTAGCTGTGAAATCCATATGTGATTCACGTATTATCAATAGTGGTCAGGTTTGCAATTGTGCAGAAAGGGTCTATGTTCATGAATCCATAGCCGATCAATTTGTTGCTAAGATGACAGTGGCTATGCAAAATGTTAAGTATGGTAACCCGCTTGTGGATGCTGATATTGACATGGGTCCATTGGTAAGCAAACAGCAGTTAGAACAAGTGGAAGCCTCAGTACAGCAAGCCATTAAAGATGGAGCGACCTTAGTGGTAGGCGGTAAACGAGCGAATAGAGAAGTTGGTTTTTATTATGAGCCTACGTTACTTACAAATTGCAAACAAAGTACGGATATTATGCAAAAAGAAACTTTTGGCCCTGTACTACCAGTTGCGACTTTTAAAGATCTAGATGAAGCCATTGAATTGGCAAATGACTCTGAATTTGGTCTTACTTCCTCTATTTATACCCAGAGCCTTGATGTTGCCATGAGGGCTTGTAAAGAGATTAAATTTGGTGAAACATATGTCAATCGGGAAAATTTTGAAGCTATGCAAGGTTTCCATGCAGGTTGGCGTAAATCAGGTATTGGCGGTGCAGATGGAAAACATGGGCTGGAAGAATATCTCCAAACCCATGTCGTATACATGCAGTACAATCAAAATGTAAAATAA
- a CDS encoding helix-turn-helix domain-containing protein, whose translation MNKDIGKKVKELRTQKKLTLKDLSGLTNLSTGFLSQLERGLTNIATDSLHKIAQILDVDLTYFFASPSKSGKYVLRSYEKEVFQVVNSRFIHYHLTDGASNKTLLPRIVELLPINSNEDISQYAHEGEEFIYVLEGVLTLFINNEQIEVFPGDSAHYNSSIVHNWANYTNKMVRLLVVSSPNPFKE comes from the coding sequence ATGAATAAAGACATTGGTAAAAAAGTAAAAGAGCTACGAACACAAAAAAAGCTAACATTAAAAGATCTTAGCGGTTTAACCAATCTCTCCACAGGATTTTTGTCTCAATTGGAACGTGGGTTGACGAATATTGCGACAGATTCTCTGCATAAGATTGCCCAAATTTTGGACGTGGATTTAACTTATTTTTTTGCAAGTCCAAGTAAAAGTGGAAAATATGTGCTCCGAAGCTATGAAAAAGAAGTGTTTCAAGTTGTAAATTCTCGGTTTATACATTATCACTTAACGGATGGGGCTTCAAATAAAACATTATTGCCGAGAATCGTGGAATTGTTACCGATTAATTCAAATGAGGATATCAGTCAATATGCCCATGAAGGAGAAGAATTTATTTATGTTTTGGAGGGAGTTTTAACACTTTTTATCAACAATGAACAAATCGAGGTATTTCCAGGAGATTCTGCCCATTACAATTCTTCCATTGTACATAATTGGGCTAACTATACCAATAAGATGGTAAGATTGCTTGTCGTTAGCTCCCCTAACCCTTTTAAAGAATAA
- a CDS encoding LysR family transcriptional regulator has protein sequence MTLRHLLVFLHVCDEGNMTAAAEKLYIAQPSVSQAISELEKHYNVKLFERLGRKLYITMAGQKLLTYARHIVNLNNEVEEVMRNSNENSVLRVGASVTVGTYVLHEVIKKFTKCNPGAKVISTVNNTTVIEGMLQIDQLDIGLVEGRVQAQGILQTPFMTDELVLVSSTVHPFAKKEKINPSDLEAMEFIVRETGSGTRELFESVMVDKGIHWQISGVYNNAETIKNAVKVGLGVSVMSRMAIQKEVERKELAIIEIEGMYFKRHFNLVYHKNKYISPVLSKFIHLCIDYVT, from the coding sequence ATGACACTACGTCATTTATTAGTGTTTTTACATGTATGTGATGAAGGGAATATGACAGCTGCAGCTGAGAAACTTTATATTGCCCAGCCATCCGTTAGCCAGGCCATTTCAGAACTTGAAAAACATTACAATGTAAAATTGTTCGAGAGACTTGGGCGTAAACTATATATTACCATGGCAGGGCAAAAGTTATTAACCTATGCACGACACATCGTAAATTTAAACAATGAAGTCGAAGAGGTCATGCGTAATAGTAATGAAAATAGTGTGCTAAGGGTGGGGGCTAGTGTTACCGTAGGAACCTATGTTTTACATGAAGTTATAAAAAAATTTACGAAGTGTAATCCTGGAGCGAAAGTGATTTCTACTGTTAACAATACAACGGTGATTGAAGGAATGCTGCAAATCGATCAGTTAGATATAGGGCTAGTGGAAGGAAGGGTGCAAGCTCAAGGAATTCTACAAACCCCTTTCATGACAGATGAACTTGTATTAGTGAGTTCTACGGTTCATCCCTTTGCTAAGAAAGAAAAAATTAATCCATCAGATTTGGAAGCAATGGAGTTTATTGTAAGAGAAACAGGAAGCGGTACACGGGAGCTATTTGAGTCGGTGATGGTAGACAAAGGGATTCATTGGCAGATAAGTGGGGTTTATAATAATGCTGAGACTATTAAGAATGCTGTGAAAGTTGGTCTTGGGGTTTCTGTAATGTCAAGAATGGCCATCCAAAAGGAAGTAGAACGCAAGGAATTAGCTATTATTGAAATTGAAGGTATGTATTTTAAACGGCACTTTAATCTTGTTTATCACAAAAATAAGTATATCTCTCCTGTTCTAAGCAAGTTTATTCATTTATGTATTGATTATGTAACTTGA